The following is a genomic window from Doryrhamphus excisus isolate RoL2022-K1 chromosome 3, RoL_Dexc_1.0, whole genome shotgun sequence.
GAAGTTTCTCCGTCACGGACACAGTAATGATGTCCACGTCTAACTGCATGCACGCCGCCTATGTCAACAAACAGAAGCGTGTCACTGTGTGTGTCGTTGTGTTTGTGCGCGCACGTGCATGCGTCTCACGTGAAAAACTTTTTCTGTCGTTGGGTGCACGGCTATCAAATCAAAACCTCGATATTCTGCAGCATTCGGCCTCTAAACGGGACAAAAGTAATACAAAAACACCGTGTTAAAATCATCTTTGAGTGTGATGCTGCAATATTAACATTACTTACAAAGTGACACAAGTCTGACATGACCAACGTCAGTCTGTTGAGCACTCTGATTGGCCGAGAGCGACCCTGTCACACAACACAGTATTACATGAAGTAAATATAACGCACAGTTGTGCTAATGTTACCTGGACAATAGGTAGCTGATCGATGATCTCACTGATCGGCGTGGGGGAGGGAATCTCCTGCAGACGGgaaaatacattacatacatgtggttgaacttgtgtgtgtttgtttctctcTTACCTGTTTCTTTTTGGCTGTGGGTTCAAAAGTGTAGTTGACGGCTACTGTGGAAAAACCAACTGGAGGTAGAtaaccatattattattattattatggtaatggttttgtttcatttgaacatgcatcagattacaattgagtgcatcacataatcagttcacagttccacatgtccgaaaggagtaggaagaagaaaagcttattaaatcctacccctccatctggtacttttacaatcagtaactgttacatttgttcacttcctgctttccataatacagtttaagggttttgttttgtttttttataatgtacctcataccgaagtacgaggtgatatgactatccaatgacataatgggtaccatagtaagtgtcaatatagtgtatttagcaaacatcaactgcttgtattgtttcttgaattggctcatcgttgtgcattgtttgatttccttaatccattccatagtttgattccacatactaattatttttagccttatgcattattttagctgtttgaagatgaactatatcagcaagtttaagtatttgtgattttacaaataatgagttagtatgttctctgtaggcagcattatgaattatccttactgaccttttttgtagtacatttagcgacagaagattgcttttatagttattagcccatatttccacacagtaagtaagatatggtagaaccagagagtatTATTATGAGGCAAAACGAGCTAAGTATTTTGTCACATATACAAACACACGTATTGGTATCTTAATAGTTATAATAAGTGTTTCCTACACAAACAAGCTAGCTTAGCTAACTATTCTAGCTGTAATAAAGTAATCTTCGGAGTCCCACTTTCATTATAAGTTACATTCGGGAGACTCACGATGAGCTGCAGTCTCAATCAGTCGCTGCATGTTGCTTTTATCGTGCGAGAAAGTCAGGTTTAAATCCATGAAGACAGACATGATGTAGCGATGTGAGCGGTCGGACACCACAACACGCGGATTGCCACAACGAAAGGCATTGTGGGAAGCGGAGTCCTCGTGAAGATGCATTTGCATTGGCCAGCTGATTCCAAATCCATCCGCGAGGGGGCAGACCGACACGCTTTGGAGTTGAATATGGAAGACGAAGAAGAGTATGAAGCGGAAGAAGTCGAAGAATTGGAGGAGGGGGCGACCTCGTCGTGGTGAAGCTGTGGGAATGTGAGGTCTGAATTGTTGTTCAAAACCCGCACCGCATGACACGAACTTGCCACTAAACCTgataaaacaacatttaatgTACATTCTGACTGTTGGCGTCTGTATATACAAAATACGTACGATGTAAACACAACACTACTGGCTGTTCCAACTTAAGCTGTTATATGCTGAGCCGTCAAAAAAAATTAGATGGCCggaaatcaccccccccccccttcctgcaTTATTTCATGTGtccaattcatttttattttttattgttttcaaggTGCTACATTCTTCAACCATGTTGAAACCTCTGAACTTCCTGTCCGCATCATCATGTCTGATGTTCTCCCGCCATTCAAGCTTTGTCTCCAAGATGAGGTTCCTGTTCCTTCACACGTTCACCCTAACCACagacatttgtcatttattgctCAATGGACTCGTTGATTGTCCTTGTACAGGTACATGAACAAACTGAAGCAGGACGACGAAGCGTGCGTCGACGCTCTTCTCAACGGTCGTCTTCTCCTCTTCCATCGACTTGCCCCTCTGCTGCGGCGAAGCGAAGGAGGACGCTTCCGAAGCAGAATGCTGCAATGCTCAGGTGAACGAGACATAGTCAtcatttccttttattaccaagcaagcaaacaaacaaaaaaggaacaagggccttgtctcctgttgcctctcttgcgctggtacaaaaaccgtaggcccaccccggtgcatgctggtcctgtgagcactgcctacctaaatatattgcaggtgcccagggtgttatccaatgaaatgaacccacaaattaactactaattaaccccaacaaaatatgataggtaaagaaataaataactaacaggcggggtacacccctggactggtcgccacatatagacaaacaaccattcacactcacattcattcctatggacaatttggagtggccaattaacctagcatgtttttggaatgtgggaggaaacccacacatgcacggggagaacatgcaaactccacacagagatgcccgagggtggaattgaaccctgctctcctagctgtgaggcctgcgcgctaaccactagaccgccgtgccgccccaacaaaacaacaacaaaaaaataaatcaacagatattagaaacctaggaacaaCACAATAGCTCCTACAGTGTCATTAGGAAAATATGGatattacgcgctaacgatggagctgcgcgatcgatcgatagcgctgcgcccgagatggatccatcgttagcgcatcGACTTAGCATGCATCGACTTCTCGTTGATTCTTGTAAGTAacatctgttggcatctaaacaaactacacacatccatcccgggcgcagtaatataccatcgatcgtgagcgcagaaatggatcgatttgtgcgctaacgatggatccatcttgGGCGCAGCGCTATCTATCGATCGATCgagcagatccatcgttagcgcgtaacaCGGACATAAATATCTAGAATGATCCGCCACCCCAACTTGATGCATTACTGCCAAATATATCCCCGTTTGCATTGGTGAGAACCGTTTTTATGGTTTCAACCACAACTTTGTGTGGTCATGTGATTGCAGATGTACAAGCTGTTCTTCAGAAACTTGGCACCGACGTGTCGTTGGTGAAGGAATCGTTTCTGATCGGCTGTGAACAGATCAGGCTCAGTTCTGCCTCGATGTCggtaagctaaaaaaaaaatgcatgtttaacATCATCTCGATGCTTTTGTTTTCACTTTCGATGCGTTTGGCAGGTCAGCTGGATCGGGTCTCAGTGGAGAACTTGTGTGAAGGAACGTTTGTTGACCTGAACAAGGCTTTTTTCCTCTTGTCCGGGGTGGAGGCGCCTCTAGTGGCCAAGGTGAATATTACAACTAATTGTATTGTTACTCCTGTACCTAATAATAAATGGTCTCTTTCAGGGTAAGGCTCTGCTGCATTGGCATCAGACCAACAAGTTTTGCGGCGCTACCGGTCAGCTGACCCGCCGCAACCAAGCAGGAAGTCAGAGAGTGTGCAGCAGCAGCGGAAGAGTCTCTTATCCCGTGGTAACGTAGCTTCACTTTGCTGAATTCGGAGCGCAACATGTTACTCTTCTTTGTGCTCGTTGTCGTCCAGATGTCGCCGGTGGTCATCGTGCTCGTGTCCGACGGGAAACGTTGTTTGCTAGGCAGACAGCCGTCCTTCCCGCCGGGCTTGTACAGTGCCTTGGCTGGATTCTGTGACATGGGtcagcgctttttttttttttgttagcattagcatgctgcaGTCATATGTGcgccatttttttctaatctgCGTGTTTCAGGTGAGAACCTGGAGGAGGCGCTGTGCAGGGAGGTGGCAGAGGAGGTGGGTCTAGAAGTTCAGAACATCTCTTATAGCTCCTCACAGCACTGGCCCCACCCACACAGCTCCTTCATGCTGGGCTGCCATGCCTCTGTCAGTCCCGCCCACACTGAGGTGAGACACCAgtgaattcaaagtcgttcatgttttttttttaatgttttgaaagAGCGAAAAAGCGATTTTGTGAACATTGGTTTCATCCAGCTGAGTGTGGACCACACGGAGCTGGAGGACGTG
Proteins encoded in this region:
- the rpp30 gene encoding ribonuclease P protein subunit p30 — its product is MQMHLHEDSASHNAFRCGNPRVVVSDRSHRYIMSVFMDLNLTFSHDKSNMQRLIETAAHLGFSTVAVNYTFEPTAKKKQEIPSPTPISEIIDQLPIVQGRSRPIRVLNRLTLVMSDLCHFRPNAAEYRGFDLIAVHPTTEKVFHAACMQLDVDIITVSVTEKLPFLLKRAPVSGAVERGVAFEVSYAAAIRDATMRRYTIANAISMAETYKGKNVIVSSAAEKPLELRGPYDVINLSSLFGLSDGDARAAVSSTCRSVLLHAETRKTASGVISTRRISKETSCQPGAPPSSSFDVPAAKRVKTQQKD
- the nudt13 gene encoding LOW QUALITY PROTEIN: nucleoside diphosphate-linked moiety X motif 13 (The sequence of the model RefSeq protein was modified relative to this genomic sequence to represent the inferred CDS: inserted 1 base in 1 codon), yielding MLKPLNFLSASSCLMFSRHSSFVSKMRYMNKLKQDDEACVDALLNGRLLLFHRLAPLLRRSEGGRFRSRMLQCSDVQAVLQKLGTDVSLVKESFLIGCEQXQAQFCLDVGQLDRVSVENLCEGTFVDLNKAFFLLSGVEAPLVAKGKALLHWHQTNKFCGATGQLTRRNQAGSQRVCSSSGRVSYPVMSPVVIVLVSDGKRCLLGRQPSFPPGLYSALAGFCDMGENLEEALCREVAEEVGLEVQNISYSSSQHWPHPHSSFMLGCHASVSPAHTELSVDHTELEDVRWFSLDQLTAALQVRAPPPKGQRGVLWLPPKHAIGHHLISEWVERQRRLEAGQEVAPA